In a genomic window of Candidatus Beckwithbacteria bacterium:
- a CDS encoding DUF5667 domain-containing protein, whose protein sequence is MLKKLLVGLVLIFALAAPTSAASDYYLPYPGALPDHPLYWLKMVRDRIQLLLTTNTLAKAEKLLLYADKRLGAGWALVEGNKQALGMTTLTKAEKYLYQAVALGENSGLKETLKKAVQKHEEVLTIVKDKVSDEFKNSLQEMITRDKNYEAGLGIATEVKTKIDFGDNQVVTATVSASTALEALENASSGVKVKDYDWGKLVEEVTTKKNTPQKAWIYFVNGEAGKVAADKQEVKAGDIVEWRYEKPIY, encoded by the coding sequence ATGTTGAAGAAACTTTTAGTGGGTTTGGTTTTAATATTTGCGTTAGCGGCGCCGACCAGCGCTGCCAGTGATTATTACCTGCCTTATCCGGGAGCCTTGCCAGACCATCCGCTATATTGGTTAAAAATGGTACGGGATCGGATTCAGTTATTGTTAACCACCAATACTTTAGCAAAAGCGGAAAAACTGCTGTTATATGCAGATAAGCGCTTGGGTGCAGGTTGGGCATTAGTGGAAGGTAATAAGCAAGCCTTGGGTATGACAACTTTAACCAAGGCAGAAAAATATTTATATCAGGCGGTGGCACTCGGGGAAAACTCCGGCCTAAAAGAAACCTTAAAAAAGGCAGTACAAAAACATGAAGAGGTGTTGACGATTGTTAAGGATAAAGTTTCAGATGAGTTTAAAAACAGCCTGCAGGAAATGATTACCAGAGATAAAAATTATGAGGCGGGATTGGGGATCGCGACAGAAGTGAAGACGAAGATAGATTTCGGGGATAACCAAGTAGTGACAGCAACTGTGTCGGCCAGTACAGCCTTGGAGGCTTTGGAAAATGCCAGTAGTGGGGTGAAAGTAAAAGACTATGATTGGGGAAAATTGGTGGAAGAAGTGACCACAAAGAAAAATACACCCCAAAAAGCCTGGATTTATTTTGTCAACGGTGAGGCAGGCAAAGTGGCAGCGGATAAACAGGAGGTGAAAGCCGGCGACATAGTGGAGTGGCGTTATGAAAAACCTATTTATTAG